Proteins from a genomic interval of Rhodothermus marinus:
- a CDS encoding carboxypeptidase-like regulatory domain-containing protein, which produces MRIGYALLLALLLPGSVLAQGTIRGRVVDAETQDPIPGANVVVRELIRGAATDIDGNYTIERVPAGTYTLEASFVGYRTETRRVTVEEGATITVDFALFQTALNLQEVVVTGAGGPVEVKRLGNTIATINAARLEIAPVQNLSEMLMAREPSVAVLPSGGITGEGARIRIRGSASLSQSNEPIVYIDGIRVNRDGGFGSGFVGTGGGGSPSRLDDLDPEAIERIEILKGAAAATLYGTEASNGVIQIFTKRGAVGPPRFSFRIEQGASWYPKIYPDNTGWAWNQAVADTMSKYFGRPIRPYELVRTNFMHEMFETGYHQAYSASVSGGTPGVTYFVNLRWSDEDGPFGAKKGRWYPPGVRTRSADINRLAQASATVNIFPSDKLRLGISTGLTRRHYETPNNNNNIYAAFTLAQFGKPELVRYNNQTGSPAFMTVNEGLQQTYTQDVDRFFGRSHPKKVLKKIMRHPSNTKPR; this is translated from the coding sequence ATGCGCATTGGCTACGCACTTTTGCTGGCGTTGTTGCTGCCCGGTAGCGTATTGGCGCAGGGGACGATCCGAGGGCGCGTAGTGGATGCCGAGACGCAGGATCCCATCCCGGGCGCCAACGTGGTGGTTCGCGAGCTGATTCGCGGGGCGGCAACGGACATCGATGGGAACTACACCATTGAGCGTGTTCCGGCCGGGACCTATACCCTGGAGGCCAGCTTCGTCGGGTATCGAACGGAAACGCGCCGGGTGACGGTTGAAGAAGGGGCAACTATCACGGTTGATTTTGCGCTCTTCCAGACGGCGCTGAACCTGCAGGAAGTGGTCGTGACCGGTGCGGGTGGTCCCGTAGAAGTAAAGCGACTTGGGAATACGATCGCCACCATCAATGCGGCCCGTCTGGAGATTGCCCCGGTGCAGAATCTTTCGGAAATGCTGATGGCACGCGAGCCATCGGTAGCCGTACTGCCTTCGGGCGGTATCACCGGTGAGGGGGCCCGCATTCGTATTCGCGGCTCGGCCTCGCTTTCCCAGAGCAATGAGCCGATCGTTTACATCGACGGGATCCGAGTTAATCGCGACGGAGGATTCGGAAGTGGCTTCGTAGGAACCGGCGGAGGTGGCTCACCTTCGCGCCTGGACGATCTGGATCCCGAAGCCATTGAGCGGATCGAAATTCTGAAAGGTGCCGCGGCGGCCACGCTGTACGGCACGGAGGCTTCTAATGGTGTAATTCAGATCTTCACAAAGCGGGGGGCAGTGGGGCCGCCGCGCTTCAGCTTCCGGATTGAGCAGGGCGCCTCGTGGTATCCGAAGATCTATCCGGACAATACCGGGTGGGCCTGGAATCAGGCCGTAGCCGATACCATGTCGAAGTACTTCGGGCGGCCGATTCGCCCTTATGAACTGGTGCGGACGAACTTCATGCATGAGATGTTTGAGACGGGTTACCACCAGGCCTATTCGGCTTCGGTCAGTGGTGGGACGCCCGGAGTCACGTATTTTGTCAATCTGAGATGGTCGGACGAAGATGGGCCGTTTGGGGCCAAGAAAGGGCGCTGGTATCCGCCAGGGGTGCGTACCCGCTCGGCTGATATCAACCGTCTGGCGCAGGCCAGCGCTACGGTCAATATTTTCCCCAGCGATAAGCTACGGCTGGGCATTTCGACCGGTCTGACGCGGCGTCATTATGAGACGCCCAACAACAACAACAACATCTATGCGGCCTTTACGCTGGCTCAGTTCGGCAAGCCGGAGCTGGTCCGATACAACAACCAGACCGGCTCGCCGGCCTTCATGACGGTGAATGAGGGGCTACAGCAAACCTATACTCAGGACGTCGATCGCTTCTTTGGTAGAAGTCATCCGAAAAAGGTTCTCAAGAAGATCATGAGGCACCCGAGCAATACAAAACCCAGGTAG
- a CDS encoding IS5 family transposase (programmed frameshift): MKLTDAQWARIEPLIVSPPKRPDRRGRPRRADREILEAILWILQTGAPWAKLPAHFPPRSTCHDRFQAWNRNGTLQRILQVLAEELHQQGKLKLSECFIDACFVAAKKGGRVLGKTKRGKGSKLMAIADANGMPLAVLVASASPHETRLVEATLAARFTEARPVRLIGDRAYDSDPLDKALAQQGIEMIAPHRRNRKRKKTQDGRKLRRYRRRWKVERLFAWLGHFRRIVMRHERYAENYLGFVLLGCLMIFLRTFFG; encoded by the exons ATGAAACTCACCGACGCACAATGGGCACGCATCGAGCCCCTGATCGTCTCCCCTCCTAAACGCCCTGATCGACGCGGCCGTCCCCGACGCGCCGACCGCGAGATCCTCGAAGCGATCCTCTGGATACTCCAGACCGGCGCTCCCTGGGCCAAGCTCCCCGCCCACTTTCCGCCCAGGTCCACCTGCCACGATCGCTTCCAAGCATGGAACCGAAACGGCACCCTCCAACGCATTTTGCAGGTGTTGGCCGAAGAACTCCACCAACAGGGCAAGCTCAAGCTTTCGGAGTGCTTTATCGATGCCTGCTTTGTCGCTGCTAAAAAGGGGGGACGTGTGT TGGGCAAGACAAAGCGAGGTAAAGGAAGCAAACTCATGGCGATAGCCGATGCCAATGGGATGCCGCTGGCGGTGCTGGTGGCCAGTGCTTCGCCACATGAGACCCGGTTGGTCGAAGCCACTCTGGCGGCTCGTTTTACCGAGGCCAGGCCAGTACGTTTGATTGGAGATCGGGCTTATGACAGTGATCCGCTGGATAAGGCATTGGCGCAACAGGGTATAGAGATGATTGCCCCGCATCGGCGGAATCGGAAGCGGAAAAAGACGCAGGATGGGCGTAAGCTTCGTCGCTATCGACGCCGTTGGAAAGTAGAGCGGTTGTTTGCGTGGTTGGGGCATTTTCGCCGGATTGTGATGCGTCATGAGCGCTACGCGGAAAACTACCTGGGTTTTGTATTGCTCGGGTGCCTCATGATCTTCTTGAGAACCTTTTTCGGATGA
- a CDS encoding TonB-dependent receptor, with protein sequence MVDATFGIDVVNQLSREVFPFRWNIDNFSGYNPEGVRRIDDLNALDITADIKATHRVRLSSSLESTFILGTQGFITRRIDESAEGRRFPGPGIDVTGGAAEQEVFESYLEVVNLGIFAQEQIGFNDYLFLTVGGRLDANSAFGSEFDAVFYPKAQFHSVRCAVLASAGAHFVTAAAGGRGTVRIAARCL encoded by the coding sequence ATGGTGGACGCTACCTTTGGCATTGATGTGGTCAACCAGCTCAGCCGAGAAGTCTTTCCATTTCGCTGGAATATTGACAATTTCAGCGGCTACAATCCGGAAGGCGTCCGCCGCATTGACGACCTGAATGCGCTGGACATTACGGCCGATATCAAGGCAACCCATCGGGTGCGGCTTAGCTCGTCGCTGGAGTCCACGTTCATTCTGGGGACGCAGGGCTTCATCACGCGCCGCATCGACGAATCGGCCGAAGGGCGGCGTTTCCCGGGACCGGGTATTGACGTGACGGGTGGTGCTGCCGAACAGGAAGTCTTTGAGTCCTATCTGGAGGTGGTCAATCTGGGAATCTTTGCACAGGAGCAGATTGGATTTAACGATTATCTCTTTCTGACCGTCGGTGGGCGTCTGGACGCCAACAGCGCCTTTGGTTCGGAGTTTGACGCTGTGTTCTATCCCAAGGCTCAGTTTCATTCCGTCCGATGCGCCGTTCTGGCGTCCGCTGGGGCCCATTTCGTCACTGCGGCTGCGGGCGGCCGTGGGACAGTCAGGATTGCAGCCCGGTGCCTTTGA
- a CDS encoding TonB-dependent receptor domain-containing protein codes for MGQSGLQPGAFDALTTYVPVASSSGPGIVPGNLGNPELKPEISTEWEVGMELGLLQDRLALQATYWDRTVTDALVDKQFPVTGGFRARQLTNIGELKAKGVELGFQGTVYSSEQFSVELFAGASYLWEQVTDMGGAPPIKVGGSYPRYRNFIIEGYAPGAHFGAKLLPTDANHLPVDFNGDGQPDSRDEVLAYLATLTPEDLINPSNGRVNMPSSLGLVLLADEDGDGDLLDHYLGKPTPDWQGSFGATIRFLRNFRLYTAFEFKAGNYYVNNLTFAFRQANAVIGRNLPWSAEVVRDYATGGVDANGNPMNDPQVRLRALERWLNELLALAPFSGLNTIKPADFLRWRELSLTYDVPRSHLQRLWGIDRLSFTLGVRNLALWTRYDGPDPEVNAVGRGSGSQLDQNYLDGVDAFGFVLPRRVTFTVRFGF; via the coding sequence GTGGGACAGTCAGGATTGCAGCCCGGTGCCTTTGATGCGTTGACCACCTACGTGCCGGTTGCTTCAAGCAGCGGCCCCGGTATTGTGCCGGGCAATCTGGGGAATCCGGAGCTCAAGCCGGAGATCTCCACCGAATGGGAAGTGGGCATGGAGCTCGGATTGTTACAGGACCGGCTCGCCTTGCAGGCCACCTACTGGGATCGAACGGTTACCGATGCCCTGGTGGACAAGCAATTCCCCGTTACGGGAGGCTTCCGGGCCCGCCAGCTTACAAACATTGGCGAATTGAAGGCAAAAGGAGTAGAACTGGGCTTTCAGGGCACGGTTTACAGCAGCGAGCAATTCTCGGTAGAGCTATTTGCAGGCGCCTCCTATCTGTGGGAGCAGGTGACCGACATGGGAGGGGCTCCACCTATCAAGGTCGGCGGCAGCTATCCGCGGTATCGCAACTTCATCATTGAGGGGTATGCACCAGGAGCGCATTTCGGGGCCAAACTATTGCCGACCGATGCCAACCACCTGCCGGTAGACTTCAACGGAGATGGGCAGCCGGACTCGCGGGATGAGGTGCTGGCCTATCTGGCGACACTGACGCCGGAAGATCTGATCAATCCAAGCAACGGGCGTGTCAACATGCCCAGTTCGCTGGGGCTGGTGTTGCTTGCCGATGAGGACGGCGATGGAGATCTGCTGGACCATTACCTCGGCAAGCCGACGCCGGACTGGCAGGGCTCGTTCGGGGCGACGATTCGCTTTCTGCGCAACTTCCGGCTCTATACGGCCTTCGAATTCAAGGCGGGCAACTACTACGTGAATAATCTGACGTTCGCCTTCCGTCAGGCCAATGCCGTGATCGGACGCAACCTGCCCTGGTCGGCCGAAGTGGTGCGGGATTACGCGACCGGGGGGGTGGATGCCAACGGGAATCCCATGAACGATCCGCAGGTGCGGCTGCGGGCGCTGGAGCGCTGGCTTAACGAACTGCTGGCGCTGGCTCCCTTCAGTGGGCTGAATACGATCAAGCCGGCCGACTTTCTGCGCTGGCGGGAGCTGAGCCTGACCTACGACGTGCCGCGTTCGCATCTGCAGCGGCTCTGGGGCATTGACCGGCTGTCGTTCACGCTGGGCGTGCGCAACCTGGCGCTCTGGACCCGCTACGACGGGCCGGATCCGGAAGTCAATGCCGTCGGGCGCGGCAGCGGTAGCCAGCTGGATCAGAACTACCTGGACGGAGTGGACGCCTTTGGCTTCGTCCTGCCGCGGCGGGTGACGTTTACCGTTCGGTTTGGCTTCTAA
- a CDS encoding RagB/SusD family nutrient uptake outer membrane protein — MRYDKSFWIGLLVFSLGLSIAGCNLLDVNNPNDLVEEDLGNPAAAEPMVNGVEAAVTRAVQAILTPYSTATDELVWVGSRDAWQQLDFGNVDDPFNEFTDAAFPYVAEARWWADAVIARLEAFRNEGALSDPTVLARAYLYGAIIYVTIADMFDDFAFSDRQEPAPPIGRDGLPQVYDKAIDYLNKALAIAEARNNTALQGQILMFRARAKYSKALRAMLRPGQVQVNGLVNDAGAVADAQAALAVVDPEARVILDMDPNAPDLVVGDLSLGDQVNSRLEMRFGDTYIQPTANNKQTQAVIFKDIIDTDVVHPFVEQEIMAFHAAGLYPDMTVASEREMHLILAEAALASGDINGFTTHINHLRTRDGLTPYDPNSSGIEPIEMLRFSRQAYLFLQGRRLADHYRFNDPSPEWRPDGTAMRQPGTFFPITIIERRANPYID; from the coding sequence ATGCGTTACGATAAAAGCTTCTGGATCGGGTTGTTGGTCTTTAGCCTGGGGCTGAGTATCGCCGGCTGTAACCTGCTGGACGTCAACAACCCGAACGACCTGGTTGAAGAAGACCTGGGGAATCCGGCGGCAGCCGAACCCATGGTGAATGGCGTCGAAGCCGCTGTTACGCGGGCGGTTCAAGCGATTCTGACGCCTTATTCTACAGCTACTGACGAGCTGGTCTGGGTAGGATCGCGCGATGCCTGGCAACAGCTGGACTTTGGGAATGTGGACGATCCGTTTAATGAATTTACCGACGCAGCCTTCCCCTATGTAGCCGAGGCGCGCTGGTGGGCCGATGCGGTCATCGCCCGGCTGGAAGCATTTCGCAACGAAGGGGCACTTTCGGATCCTACCGTGCTGGCGCGGGCCTACCTGTACGGCGCGATCATCTATGTGACGATCGCCGATATGTTTGACGACTTTGCCTTTTCCGATCGGCAGGAGCCCGCACCACCGATCGGCCGGGATGGATTGCCGCAGGTCTATGATAAGGCGATCGATTACCTTAACAAAGCGCTGGCAATCGCTGAGGCGCGGAACAATACTGCCCTCCAGGGGCAGATCTTGATGTTCCGGGCGCGTGCCAAGTACAGCAAGGCGCTGCGCGCCATGCTTCGACCCGGACAGGTGCAAGTGAACGGACTGGTCAACGATGCCGGTGCCGTGGCCGATGCCCAGGCGGCGCTTGCCGTGGTAGATCCCGAAGCCCGGGTGATTCTGGACATGGATCCCAATGCGCCCGATCTGGTGGTGGGGGATCTGAGCCTGGGGGATCAGGTCAACAGCCGTCTGGAGATGCGTTTTGGGGATACCTACATTCAGCCCACGGCCAACAACAAGCAGACGCAGGCCGTTATCTTCAAAGACATCATTGACACAGATGTGGTCCATCCTTTTGTGGAGCAGGAGATCATGGCCTTCCATGCGGCCGGTCTGTACCCTGACATGACAGTTGCCTCCGAACGTGAAATGCACCTGATTTTGGCCGAAGCGGCGTTGGCCAGCGGAGACATCAACGGCTTTACCACCCACATCAACCATCTGCGTACGCGGGACGGGCTGACACCTTATGACCCGAACAGTTCGGGCATCGAACCGATTGAAATGCTCCGTTTTAGCCGTCAGGCTTACCTGTTCCTGCAGGGGCGTCGCCTGGCGGACCACTACCGCTTTAATGATC